A single Spiroplasma floricola 23-6 DNA region contains:
- a CDS encoding APC family permease has product MIKVNKKNKTKNKIFEFLSVFSMTFGIVVGSGIYLKNAGDNGVLAKAGDNPYLAISIWTLIAVFCCMMMLTFIEISSSTKKGEHNTLTAWAGRFVGRRYGSLVTILYALIYLPVLIIIGALFTTSSFFQSLDIIHKFSTGDSQAQLMSYELRVTIEILVSAIVLFLFQIMNTYSSKPGKILQTVLSFLKFIPLLTVLIAGITFFAMGNESSFSPENVKPFKFSNIFMTMVPIMFAFDGFLDSAAIQKDCEHKEVVAPAMMTGIVAVSVFYIVITIAIFMGASDGNILNIFEKVDPRAHFAFNLIITITLLTMVNAYSVIYPLVIRASIEEKFIHSKNGAELSKVKSSWIAMAIVSVFFISFVASGLLLENDYLFTAYLSSDSTIIIVYLLNLPILIQMLRNRKTKRVEIRKIRGAYFAGVFSCSMLILMLALIHYFNILNPIIKGDDLVAPLMWLVFVIILAIAWIINEVIISKNNIEENDFYFRINPKNWFKYDRQKCLEDFKNRKELKNDKGK; this is encoded by the coding sequence ATGATAAAGGTAAATAAAAAGAATAAAACTAAAAATAAAATATTTGAGTTTCTTTCTGTATTTTCAATGACTTTTGGTATTGTTGTTGGTAGTGGAATTTATTTAAAAAATGCAGGTGATAATGGAGTTTTGGCAAAAGCAGGAGATAATCCATATCTTGCTATATCTATTTGAACTTTAATTGCAGTTTTTTGTTGTATGATGATGTTGACTTTTATTGAAATATCAAGCTCAACAAAAAAAGGTGAACACAATACACTAACTGCATGAGCAGGAAGATTTGTTGGAAGAAGATATGGCTCTCTTGTTACAATTCTTTATGCATTAATTTACTTACCTGTATTAATAATAATAGGAGCTCTGTTCACAACTAGTAGCTTTTTTCAATCTTTAGATATTATTCATAAATTTTCAACTGGAGATTCTCAAGCTCAATTAATGTCTTATGAGCTTAGAGTTACTATTGAAATACTTGTATCTGCAATTGTATTGTTCTTATTTCAAATTATGAATACTTACAGTTCAAAACCAGGAAAGATACTACAAACAGTATTGTCATTTCTAAAGTTTATACCTTTACTAACTGTTCTTATAGCAGGAATTACTTTCTTTGCAATGGGCAATGAAAGTTCATTTAGTCCTGAAAATGTAAAGCCTTTTAAATTTAGTAATATATTTATGACCATGGTTCCAATAATGTTTGCTTTTGATGGATTTTTAGATTCAGCTGCAATACAAAAAGATTGTGAACATAAAGAGGTTGTTGCTCCTGCAATGATGACAGGAATAGTTGCAGTGTCAGTATTTTATATAGTTATTACTATTGCAATTTTTATGGGAGCAAGTGATGGAAACATATTAAATATTTTTGAAAAAGTAGATCCTAGAGCTCACTTTGCGTTTAATTTAATAATAACAATAACGTTACTTACAATGGTTAATGCATATAGTGTAATTTACCCATTAGTTATAAGAGCTTCAATTGAAGAGAAATTTATTCATTCAAAAAACGGAGCAGAATTATCAAAAGTAAAATCTAGTTGAATTGCAATGGCAATAGTTTCAGTATTTTTTATTAGTTTTGTTGCTTCTGGCTTACTTTTAGAAAATGATTACTTATTTACAGCTTATTTATCATCTGATTCAACAATAATAATAGTTTATTTATTAAATTTACCAATTTTAATACAAATGCTAAGAAATAGAAAAACAAAAAGAGTTGAAATTCGAAAAATTAGAGGTGCTTATTTTGCGGGTGTATTTTCTTGTTCAATGTTAATACTTATGCTTGCTCTTATTCATTATTTCAATATTTTAAATCCAATTATTAAAGGAGATGATTTAGTTGCTCCTTTAATGTGATTAGTTTTTGTAATAATTCTTGCTATAGCTTGAATTATTAATGAAGTTATTATTTCAAAAAATAATATTGAAGAAAATGATTTTTATTTTAGAATAAATCCTAAAAATTGATTTAAGTACGACAGACAAAAATGTTTAGAAGATTTTAAAAATAGAAAGGAACTTAAAAATGATAAAGGTAAATAA
- the mnmG gene encoding tRNA uridine-5-carboxymethylaminomethyl(34) synthesis enzyme MnmG, producing MHMQADIVVVGAGHAGVEAALAAARLGKKTILVNLYRDKIATMPCNPSIGGPAKGIVVREIDSLGGEMGKAADATALQMKLLNSSRGPGIWALRAQSDKIEYSKYMQKVVENQKNLELYIGIVKDITLDSTNKVKSVLLEDGNEIFCQSVVLTTGTYLSSLIYRGEEKYESGPNDEITTKSLSQTLVKLGLKTFRFKTGTPPRVKKSSIDLSKAIIEPGTNENLAFSFSTKKFVPFEDQEVCYLIHSTSDTKKIIEDNLYKSAMYSGEIESIGPRYCPSFEDKIVRFNTKETHQIFLEPESKSLDTFYVQGFSTSMPIEIQDKMLRSLPGFENVIVDKWAYAIEYDCVDPQQLKLSLELKLVENLFLAGQINGTSGYEEAAGQGLIAGINAVRKIDNKDPLILKRNESYIGVMIDDLINKGVIEPYRLLTSRAENRLTLRNDNSEIRLKKYGYEIGLITEEEWNEHQKFEKEIYEQIELLKEIRFSPKSELAIELKEKDQANLNQGFSAFEILKQPKVDINIFKKYIKELNTLSKQQLQTLLILIRFEGYIKKENETIDKFIKLENKQIPKDIDYSKVENIAVEARQKLERVRPNSIGQASRITGVNPADIQMLLFHLKKKYNGV from the coding sequence ATGCATATGCAAGCTGATATAGTTGTAGTTGGTGCAGGGCATGCTGGAGTAGAAGCTGCACTTGCAGCTGCAAGACTAGGAAAAAAAACAATTCTAGTAAATTTATATAGAGATAAAATAGCAACAATGCCTTGCAATCCATCAATTGGAGGTCCTGCGAAAGGAATTGTGGTTAGAGAAATAGATTCATTAGGTGGAGAAATGGGAAAAGCAGCAGATGCTACTGCCTTGCAAATGAAACTATTAAATTCATCAAGAGGACCAGGTATTTGAGCTTTAAGAGCTCAATCTGATAAAATTGAATATTCAAAATATATGCAAAAAGTTGTAGAGAATCAAAAAAATCTAGAACTATATATAGGAATAGTTAAGGATATAACTTTGGATTCAACAAATAAAGTTAAATCTGTTTTATTAGAGGATGGAAATGAAATATTTTGTCAATCTGTTGTTTTAACAACAGGCACATATTTGTCATCTTTAATTTATAGAGGTGAAGAAAAATATGAAAGTGGACCAAATGATGAAATTACTACAAAATCTTTAAGTCAGACTTTGGTTAAACTTGGTTTAAAAACTTTTAGATTTAAAACTGGAACACCACCAAGAGTTAAAAAAAGCTCAATTGATTTATCAAAAGCAATTATTGAACCAGGAACAAATGAAAATCTAGCGTTTTCTTTCTCTACAAAAAAATTTGTACCTTTTGAAGATCAAGAAGTTTGCTATTTAATTCATTCAACTTCTGATACAAAAAAAATAATCGAAGATAACTTATACAAATCTGCAATGTATTCAGGAGAAATTGAATCTATAGGACCAAGATATTGTCCAAGTTTTGAAGATAAAATTGTGAGATTCAATACAAAAGAAACTCATCAAATATTTTTAGAACCAGAATCAAAATCACTTGATACATTTTATGTACAAGGTTTTTCAACTTCAATGCCTATTGAAATTCAAGATAAAATGTTAAGAAGTTTACCAGGTTTTGAAAATGTTATAGTTGATAAGTGAGCATATGCAATTGAATATGATTGTGTTGATCCTCAACAATTAAAATTATCATTAGAATTAAAATTAGTTGAAAACCTATTTTTAGCTGGTCAAATTAATGGAACAAGTGGTTATGAAGAGGCTGCAGGCCAGGGATTAATTGCTGGAATAAATGCTGTAAGAAAAATTGATAATAAAGACCCATTAATTTTAAAAAGAAATGAGTCATATATTGGAGTTATGATTGATGATCTAATTAATAAAGGTGTAATTGAACCTTATAGACTTCTTACCAGTAGAGCAGAGAATAGATTAACTTTAAGAAATGATAATTCAGAAATTAGATTAAAAAAATATGGTTATGAAATTGGACTAATAACTGAAGAAGAATGAAATGAACATCAAAAATTTGAAAAAGAAATTTATGAGCAAATAGAATTATTAAAAGAAATTAGGTTCAGTCCTAAAAGTGAATTGGCCATAGAATTAAAAGAAAAAGATCAAGCAAATCTTAATCAAGGATTTAGTGCTTTTGAAATTTTGAAACAACCTAAAGTGGATATTAATATTTTTAAAAAGTACATTAAAGAATTAAATACTCTATCAAAACAACAACTTCAAACACTGCTAATTTTAATTAGATTTGAAGGTTATATTAAAAAAGAAAATGAAACAATTGATAAATTTATTAAACTAGAAAATAAACAAATACCTAAAGATATAGATTATTCAAAAGTTGAAAATATTGCTGTTGAAGCAAGACAAAAACTTGAGAGAGTTAGACCAAATTCAATAGGTCAAGCATCAAGAATAACTGGAGTAAATCCTGCAGATATTCAAATGCTTTTATTTCACTTAAAGAAAAAATATAACGGGGTATAA
- the metG gene encoding methionine--tRNA ligase: MKKTFYVTTPIYYPSGNLHIGHAYTTTLADVVARYKKESGYKVFFLTGSDEHGQKIEQKAKENNLPPKKYVDQIVKNFIDLWKILDIDYDRFIRTTDEDHIFAVKEIFTDLLEKDLIYPSTYKGKYCISCEEFLTVEQMDETFHHTICGKEAIDFEEETYMLRVSKFQKYLQELFETNFLEPEPRKKEMLNNFINNDLEDLSVTRVSFNWGIQINENPKHVIYVWLDALSNYITALGFKSKNDDLLKKFWSKDTEILQIIGKEITRFHSIYWPVMLHSLGLKTPDKLLSHGWILSGDKKMSKSIGNVLDPIEIIKKYSSDALRFYIINNLPTDKDGSFTDELFVESFNNNLANNLGNLISRVSNMIIKYFDGQLPKIDISKHWLIKKGFETIEEYKKLMDVYNMSEATQVVLRLGQECNKFIEDSKPWALEKEGKTDELLEVLSVLQKNIIIISYLLKPILVKTYPGMIEQMGLKPELINFNNIKDNFDYDKIINKLVLFERIK; the protein is encoded by the coding sequence ATGAAAAAAACATTTTATGTAACTACACCAATTTACTATCCAAGTGGAAATCTGCACATAGGTCATGCATATACAACAACATTAGCTGATGTTGTTGCTAGATATAAAAAAGAAAGTGGATATAAAGTTTTCTTTTTAACAGGTTCTGATGAGCATGGACAAAAAATTGAACAAAAGGCGAAGGAAAATAATTTACCTCCAAAAAAATACGTTGATCAAATTGTGAAAAATTTTATTGATTTGTGAAAAATTTTAGATATTGACTATGATCGTTTTATCAGAACAACTGATGAAGATCATATTTTTGCTGTAAAAGAAATATTTACTGATTTATTAGAAAAAGATTTAATTTATCCTTCAACTTACAAAGGAAAGTATTGCATAAGTTGTGAGGAATTTTTAACAGTAGAACAAATGGATGAAACATTTCATCATACAATTTGTGGTAAAGAAGCTATAGATTTTGAAGAAGAAACATATATGTTAAGAGTGTCAAAGTTTCAAAAATATCTGCAAGAATTATTTGAAACCAATTTTTTAGAGCCTGAACCAAGAAAAAAAGAAATGTTAAATAATTTTATAAACAATGATTTAGAAGATTTATCAGTTACACGGGTAAGCTTTAATTGAGGAATTCAGATTAATGAAAATCCAAAACATGTTATTTATGTATGACTTGATGCTCTTTCAAATTACATTACAGCATTGGGATTTAAGTCTAAAAATGATGATTTATTAAAAAAATTCTGAAGTAAAGATACAGAAATTTTGCAAATAATTGGAAAAGAAATTACAAGATTTCATTCAATTTATTGACCTGTAATGTTGCATTCATTAGGACTTAAAACTCCAGATAAATTGTTATCACATGGATGAATTTTAAGTGGAGATAAAAAAATGTCTAAATCAATTGGAAATGTTTTAGATCCAATTGAAATTATTAAAAAGTATTCAAGTGATGCATTAAGATTTTATATAATAAATAATTTACCAACAGATAAAGATGGAAGTTTTACAGATGAACTTTTTGTTGAATCATTTAATAATAATCTTGCAAATAATCTTGGAAATTTGATATCAAGAGTTTCAAATATGATTATAAAATATTTTGACGGTCAACTTCCTAAAATAGATATCTCAAAACATTGATTAATTAAAAAAGGCTTTGAAACAATTGAAGAATATAAAAAATTAATGGATGTATATAATATGTCTGAAGCAACTCAAGTTGTTTTACGTTTAGGTCAAGAATGTAATAAATTCATTGAAGATTCAAAACCCTGAGCATTAGAAAAAGAAGGTAAAACAGATGAACTTTTGGAAGTATTATCTGTATTGCAAAAAAACATTATAATTATTTCTTATCTTTTAAAACCTATTTTAGTAAAAACTTATCCAGGTATGATTGAACAAATGGGATTAAAACCAGAGTTAATAAATTTTAATAATATAAAAGATAATTTTGATTATGACAAAATTATAAATAAATTAGTTTTATTTGAAAGAATAAAATAA
- a CDS encoding phosphoribosyltransferase, which translates to MENQKLITLITEEEIKAAITKAGTDIGKRYEDQQLIIVAELSTSFIFIADLIRELPIDATIQFVTTYNENEELLIDLGLKKTLKGKNVLIANDILNKGTRLEKLYNLVKKEEPANVQILNLIEKNNKERTVHLESTSLFKLEDVFIVGYGLTYNESYRGLKGIYSLSIEE; encoded by the coding sequence ATGGAAAATCAAAAGTTAATTACTTTAATTACAGAAGAGGAAATTAAAGCTGCAATTACTAAAGCTGGAACTGATATAGGTAAGAGATATGAAGATCAACAATTAATTATTGTTGCAGAACTTTCAACTTCATTCATTTTTATAGCAGATTTAATTAGAGAGTTACCAATTGATGCAACAATTCAATTTGTAACTACATATAACGAAAATGAAGAATTGTTAATAGATTTAGGTTTAAAGAAAACTTTAAAAGGAAAAAACGTTTTAATTGCAAACGATATTTTAAACAAAGGAACTAGACTGGAAAAATTATATAATTTAGTGAAAAAAGAAGAACCAGCAAATGTACAAATTTTAAACTTAATTGAAAAAAATAATAAAGAAAGAACTGTTCATCTAGAAAGTACATCTTTATTTAAATTAGAAGATGTATTTATTGTTGGATATGGACTAACTTATAATGAAAGTTACAGAGGACTAAAAGGTATATATAGTCTTTCAATAGAAGAATAA
- the purB gene encoding adenylosuccinate lyase, which yields MIERYAIKEIEEIWSDTNKLNIWLEVEKQVVNAWVELGVIPKQEADKINSKAKVDFKRMLEIEQETKHDVVAFTRMISENLGSEKKWIHLGLTSTDIVDTAQNKMIQESNKILENVLIKLSEAIKQKAQETKEIIIMGRTHGMYGEPTSLGLKFLLWFDEINRQIERLNLARKQIEVAKVSGSMGNYANLEIEIEEYVANAMDLNLDNISTQVTQRDRHAFLISVIANIASTLEKIATEIRHFQRSEVQEICEGFGDKQKGSSSMPHKKNPISSENICGLSRYARSFVNIAFENNVLWHERDISHSSNERLVFPDIYNIITYVSKRMTSTINDLVINKDKIELHINEQKGIFYSQRILTYILMKYNFSREEVYDFIQKCTLECQKTKKDFKEILLKNGIKNFISEEKELNDLFDINFFKRNVEKIFRRVMK from the coding sequence ATGATAGAACGTTATGCAATTAAAGAAATAGAAGAAATTTGATCAGATACTAATAAATTAAATATTTGATTAGAAGTTGAAAAGCAAGTTGTTAATGCTTGAGTTGAGTTGGGAGTTATTCCAAAACAAGAAGCAGATAAAATCAATAGTAAAGCAAAAGTAGATTTTAAAAGAATGCTTGAAATTGAACAAGAAACAAAACATGACGTTGTAGCATTCACTAGAATGATTTCTGAAAATCTTGGATCAGAAAAAAAATGAATTCATCTTGGGTTAACTTCAACAGATATTGTTGATACAGCTCAAAATAAAATGATTCAAGAATCAAATAAAATCTTAGAAAATGTACTAATTAAATTAAGTGAAGCTATTAAGCAAAAAGCACAAGAAACAAAAGAAATAATTATAATGGGAAGAACACATGGGATGTATGGAGAGCCTACATCACTTGGGTTAAAATTTTTACTATGATTTGATGAAATAAATAGACAAATTGAGAGATTAAATTTAGCAAGAAAGCAAATAGAAGTTGCTAAAGTATCTGGATCAATGGGTAATTATGCAAATTTAGAAATTGAAATTGAAGAATATGTTGCAAATGCAATGGATTTAAATTTAGACAATATTTCTACTCAAGTTACTCAAAGAGATAGACACGCTTTTTTAATATCTGTAATAGCAAATATTGCATCAACTTTGGAAAAAATAGCTACAGAAATAAGACATTTTCAAAGAAGTGAAGTACAAGAAATATGTGAAGGTTTTGGAGATAAACAAAAAGGTTCAAGTTCAATGCCTCATAAAAAAAACCCAATAAGTTCTGAAAATATTTGTGGTTTATCTAGATATGCAAGATCTTTTGTAAATATAGCTTTTGAAAATAATGTTTTATGACATGAAAGAGATATATCTCATAGTTCCAATGAAAGACTGGTTTTTCCAGATATTTATAATATAATTACTTATGTATCAAAAAGAATGACTTCAACAATAAATGATTTGGTAATAAATAAAGATAAAATCGAGTTACATATTAATGAACAAAAAGGGATATTTTATAGTCAAAGAATACTTACGTATATTTTAATGAAATATAATTTTTCAAGAGAAGAAGTTTATGATTTCATTCAAAAATGTACTTTGGAATGTCAAAAAACAAAAAAAGATTTCAAAGAAATTTTACTTAAAAATGGAATTAAAAATTTTATTTCAGAGGAAAAAGAATTAAATGATCTTTTTGATATTAATTTTTTCAAAAGAAATGTAGAAAAAATTTTTAGAAGGGTGATGAAATAA
- a CDS encoding adenylosuccinate synthase produces the protein MKKYNSLVVVGSQWGDEGKGKMTDYFAQIADIVVRFAGGDNAGHVINFNGQKHKVTIVPSGIFNKRVTNIIANGCVVNLINLVKEFEIIKKSGIEHGNLLISDRVQLILPYHIKIDEAQEESRGENKIGTTKRGIGPAYQDKASRLGIRLGELGDENFKERFKTVFDYQMKFLKNMFNVEPLDFEKTYNDLISAYNEIKDKITNTEVFIESAIKEGKKVLFEGAQGALLDIDHGTYPYVTSSNTSANNASIGSGISHKLIDSTMGVVKAYSTRVGAGAFPTEMKDTIGDGIRERGNEYGSNTKRPRRVGWLDAVALKHAIRTSGIDSIFITLLDVLSGVEEINICVKYEIDGREIDIVPSTNQKYEKCKPIYMKNPGWKEDITKVTSFDQLPDAAKKYLKMIEKICEVNVVGFSVGPDRKQTIILENIF, from the coding sequence ATGAAAAAATATAATTCATTAGTTGTTGTTGGATCTCAATGAGGAGATGAAGGAAAAGGAAAAATGACAGACTATTTTGCTCAAATAGCAGATATAGTTGTTAGATTTGCTGGTGGAGATAATGCAGGTCATGTAATAAACTTTAATGGACAAAAACATAAAGTTACAATAGTTCCTTCAGGAATTTTTAATAAAAGAGTTACAAATATTATTGCAAATGGTTGTGTAGTAAATTTAATAAACTTAGTAAAAGAATTTGAAATTATTAAAAAAAGTGGAATTGAACATGGGAATTTATTAATTTCAGATAGAGTTCAATTAATTTTACCTTATCATATAAAGATTGATGAAGCACAAGAAGAATCTCGTGGAGAAAATAAGATTGGAACAACAAAAAGAGGAATTGGACCAGCATATCAAGACAAAGCTTCTAGATTAGGAATTAGACTTGGTGAATTGGGAGATGAAAACTTTAAAGAGAGATTTAAAACAGTTTTTGATTATCAAATGAAGTTTTTGAAAAATATGTTTAATGTAGAGCCATTAGATTTTGAAAAAACTTATAATGATTTGATCTCAGCATACAATGAAATTAAAGATAAGATAACTAATACTGAAGTTTTCATTGAATCAGCTATTAAAGAAGGCAAAAAAGTTTTATTTGAAGGAGCACAAGGTGCTTTGCTTGATATTGATCATGGAACATATCCATATGTTACAAGTTCAAATACTTCAGCAAATAACGCTTCAATAGGAAGTGGAATTAGTCATAAATTAATTGATTCAACAATGGGAGTTGTTAAGGCTTATTCAACAAGAGTAGGTGCAGGTGCCTTTCCAACAGAAATGAAAGATACAATCGGAGATGGAATTAGAGAACGTGGTAATGAATATGGTTCAAACACAAAAAGACCACGAAGAGTTGGATGGTTAGATGCAGTTGCTTTAAAACACGCAATTAGAACATCAGGAATAGATTCAATTTTTATAACATTACTTGATGTTCTTTCAGGTGTTGAAGAAATTAACATTTGTGTTAAATATGAAATTGATGGGCGTGAAATTGATATTGTTCCAAGCACAAATCAAAAATATGAAAAATGTAAACCAATTTATATGAAAAATCCAGGATGAAAGGAAGATATTACAAAAGTAACTTCATTTGATCAATTACCTGACGCTGCAAAAAAATATTTAAAAATGATTGAAAAAATATGTGAAGTAAATGTTGTTGGTTTTTCAGTAGGACCAGATAGAAAACAAACAATAATACTTGAAAATATCTTTTAG
- the pth gene encoding aminoacyl-tRNA hydrolase, with the protein MSKLIVGLGNPGNNYSSTRHNAGFIAIDVLLEKYGFQKQTEDFKSKIYFSNIKGEKVLFVKPQTFMNLSGEAVISIMSYYKIDIKDFIVIYDDKDLEFSNIRFKNNGSSAGHNGIKNIISHLKTENFNRLKIGIGSPGQYKIVDWVLSKMNVEEINLIKEKIKNISNFVEDFILENDLNKIMNKFN; encoded by the coding sequence ATTAATTGTGGGATTAGGTAATCCAGGAAATAATTATTCTAGTACAAGACACAATGCGGGTTTTATTGCAATTGATGTTTTATTAGAAAAGTATGGTTTTCAAAAACAAACAGAAGATTTTAAATCTAAAATTTATTTTTCAAATATTAAAGGAGAAAAAGTTTTATTTGTAAAACCACAAACATTTATGAATTTATCTGGAGAAGCAGTTATCTCAATTATGAGTTACTACAAAATTGATATTAAAGATTTTATTGTAATTTATGATGATAAAGACTTAGAATTTTCAAATATTAGATTTAAAAACAATGGAAGCTCTGCAGGTCATAATGGAATTAAAAATATTATAAGTCATTTAAAAACAGAAAATTTTAATAGATTAAAAATTGGAATAGGTTCACCAGGTCAATACAAAATCGTTGATTGGGTATTATCAAAAATGAATGTTGAAGAAATAAATTTAATTAAAGAAAAAATTAAAAATATATCAAACTTTGTTGAAGATTTTATTTTAGAAAATGATTTAAATAAAATTATGAACAAGTTTAATTAA